TACGAGAAGAATCCCGATCCCGATGTCAAGACGCACTTCGACGGCAACTACATGCCGCCGGAAGGCTACGACCGGCGTCTGACGAACAAGGGCGGGATGGTTCTCTGCCGCATCAAGAAGTCGCTCCACGAGAAGCGCGTCGCCTACAAGGCGGAAGAGGTGGCGAAGCAGTCCGCCGCCATGGAGGCGCAGCACGTCTCGGAGATGAGACAGACCGGTTACGAGGTTCTCGGCGCGAGTGACCCGGTAGTGGTCGGGGGACTGAGCAACGGGGAGTAAGAAACCATGACAGTCATCCGAGCGAACTTCGCAGACCTGAACAACGCGAACTTCTACAAGATCGCGTTTCAGGGCTACACCGATCATCCGACGGTGCACGACAAGATCTTCAACGTCAAGGACTCCAAGCGTGCGACCGAGTACGTGTCGGCGGTCAGCGGGCTTGCCATGCCGTCGAGCAAGGCCGAGGGCGCGGACATGGACTACGACACGCCGATCCAGCTCTACGACGGCTCCGTCTCGCACACGACCTACGCGCAGGGCGTGCGCCTGACCCGCGAGGCGATGGAGGACGACGAGTACGGGATCATGGGCGAGCGCCTGTTCTCCTCGCTCGGTCGCGGCTTCAACCAGCGCGTCGAGACGCAGGCGGCGGCGTTCTTCAACAACGGGTTCGGCTCGCAGACCGGCCCGGACGCGGTGGCCGTGTTCTCGGCGTCGCACCCGAAGAACCCCGACGAGTCCACGACCTACATCAGCAACATCATCACCGCCGCCGACCTGTCCACGACCTCGCTCAAGTCGGCGCTGACCGCGTTCGAGAACCAGACGGACGAGCGCGGCCTGAAGTTCAACCAGAAGGCGCGCTACCTGCTCGTCCCCGCCGACCTCAAGTGGACGGCGCAGGAGATCCTCTCCTCGGCGCTGGAGCCCTACGTCGCGGAGAACACCAAGAACGTGCTGAACAACTCGCTGGAGCTGATCGTCTGGCCGTTCCTCACGGACACCGACGCTTGGTTCCTCCTTTCCGAGAAGTCGCAGCACACGCTGAACTTCTTCTGGCGGCGCAAGTTCAACGTCAAGCGCGACTCGGACTTCGACAGCGACGACGCCAAGTACGGGGCGTCCATGCGCTTCTCGGTCTACTGCGAGAAGGC
This bacterium DNA region includes the following protein-coding sequences:
- a CDS encoding Mu-like prophage major head subunit gpT family protein is translated as MTVIRANFADLNNANFYKIAFQGYTDHPTVHDKIFNVKDSKRATEYVSAVSGLAMPSSKAEGADMDYDTPIQLYDGSVSHTTYAQGVRLTREAMEDDEYGIMGERLFSSLGRGFNQRVETQAAAFFNNGFGSQTGPDAVAVFSASHPKNPDESTTYISNIITAADLSTTSLKSALTAFENQTDERGLKFNQKARYLLVPADLKWTAQEILSSALEPYVAENTKNVLNNSLELIVWPFLTDTDAWFLLSEKSQHTLNFFWRRKFNVKRDSDFDSDDAKYGASMRFSVYCEKAWLGTLGSAGA